The following coding sequences are from one Streptococcus mitis window:
- the pyrF gene encoding orotidine-5'-phosphate decarboxylase, with the protein MREHRPVIALDFPSFEAVKEFLALFPAEESLYLKVGMELYYAAGPEIVSYLKGLGHSVFLDLKLHDIPNTVKSAMKVLSQLGVDMTNVHAAGGVEMMKAAREGLGSQAKLIAVTQLTSTSEAQMKDFQNIQTSLQESVIHYAKKTAEAGLDGVVCSAQEVQLIKQATNPDFICLTPGIRPAGAAVGDQKRVMTPADAYQIGSDYIVVGRPITQAENPVAAYHAIKDEWTQDWN; encoded by the coding sequence ATGCGAGAACATCGTCCAGTCATTGCTCTTGATTTTCCTAGTTTTGAGGCGGTCAAGGAATTTTTAGCTCTTTTCCCAGCAGAAGAAAGCCTTTATCTCAAGGTAGGGATGGAGCTTTATTACGCAGCGGGGCCTGAGATTGTGTCCTACTTGAAAGGCTTGGGTCATAGTGTCTTTTTGGATCTCAAGCTTCATGACATTCCCAATACAGTCAAGTCAGCCATGAAGGTTTTGTCTCAGCTTGGTGTGGATATGACCAATGTTCATGCAGCTGGTGGTGTAGAGATGATGAAGGCTGCGCGTGAAGGTCTTGGAAGTCAAGCCAAATTGATCGCTGTCACTCAGCTCACATCAACCTCAGAAGCTCAGATGAAGGATTTTCAAAATATCCAAACCAGTCTGCAGGAGTCAGTGATTCATTATGCCAAGAAGACGGCTGAAGCGGGATTAGATGGTGTTGTTTGCTCGGCTCAGGAAGTGCAACTCATCAAGCAGGCCACCAATCCAGATTTTATCTGTCTGACACCGGGCATTCGTCCAGCAGGTGCTGCAGTTGGAGACCAAAAACGCGTGATGACACCTGCTGATGCCTATCAAATCGGTAGTGACTATATCGTAGTGGGACGTCCCATTACCCAAGCTGAGAATCCTGTTGCAGCTTATCATGCCATCAAGGATGAATGGACACAGGACTGGAATTAA
- the pyrE gene encoding orotate phosphoribosyltransferase codes for MTLAKDIASHLLKIQAVYLKPEEPFTWASGIKSPIYTDNRVTLAYPETRNLIENGFVEAIKEAFPEVEVIAGTATAGIPHGAIIADKMNLPFAYIRSKPKDHGAGNQIEGRVAQGQKMVVVEDLISTGGSVLEAVAAAKREGADVLGVVAIFSYQLPKADKNFADAGVKLLTLSNYSELIHLAQEEGYITPEGLDLLKRFKEDQENWQNA; via the coding sequence ATGACACTTGCTAAAGATATCGCTAGCCACCTCTTGAAAATTCAAGCAGTTTACCTCAAACCAGAGGAGCCTTTCACTTGGGCATCTGGTATCAAGTCACCGATTTACACTGATAATCGTGTGACACTAGCCTATCCAGAAACTCGTAACTTAATTGAAAATGGCTTTGTGGAAGCTATCAAAGAAGCCTTTCCAGAGGTAGAAGTGATTGCAGGAACTGCAACAGCAGGGATTCCTCACGGAGCCATCATTGCTGACAAGATGAATCTGCCATTTGCCTATATCCGTAGCAAACCAAAAGACCACGGTGCTGGTAATCAAATCGAAGGACGCGTAGCTCAGGGTCAAAAAATGGTAGTGGTTGAAGATCTTATTTCAACAGGTGGTTCTGTTCTTGAAGCAGTAGCAGCTGCTAAACGAGAAGGAGCAGATGTGCTTGGAGTTGTAGCGATTTTCAGCTACCAATTGCCAAAAGCAGACAAAAACTTTGCAGATGCTGGTGTTAAGCTGTTAACACTTTCTAACTACAGTGAACTCATTCACCTAGCTCAAGAAGAAGGTTACATCACACCAGAAGGCTTAGATCTCCTAAAACGATTTAAAGAAGACCAAGAAAATTGGCAAAACGCCTAA
- a CDS encoding cysteine ABC transporter substrate-binding protein, which produces MKLFKPLLTVLALAFALIFVTACSSGGNAGSSSGKTTAKARTIDEIKKSGELRVAVFGDKKPFGYVDNDGSYQGYDIELGNQLAQDLGVNVKYVSVDAANRAEYLISNKVDITLANFTVTDERKKQVDFALPYMKVSLGVVSPKTGLITDVKQLEGKTLIVTKGTTAETYFEKNHPEIKLQKYDQYSDSYQALLDGRGDAFSTDNTEVLAWALENKGFEVGITSLGNPDTIAAAVQKGNQELLDFINKDIEKLGKENFFHKVYEKTLHPTYGDAAKADDLVVEGGKVD; this is translated from the coding sequence ATGAAACTATTCAAACCACTCTTAACTGTTTTGGCACTTGCCTTTGCCCTTATCTTTGTCACTGCTTGTAGCTCAGGTGGAAACGCTGGTTCATCCTCTGGCAAAACCACTGCCAAGGCTCGCACAATCGATGAAATCAAAAAAAGCGGTGAGCTACGAGTCGCCGTGTTTGGAGATAAAAAACCGTTTGGTTACGTTGACAATGACGGTTCTTACCAAGGTTACGATATTGAACTTGGGAACCAACTGGCCCAAGACCTTGGTGTCAATGTTAAATACGTTTCAGTCGACGCTGCCAACCGTGCGGAATACTTGATTTCAAACAAGGTAGATATTACTCTTGCCAACTTTACAGTGACTGACGAACGCAAGAAACAAGTTGATTTTGCCCTTCCATACATGAAAGTTTCTCTTGGAGTCGTATCACCTAAGACTGGTCTCATTACAGACGTCAAACAACTTGAAGGTAAAACCTTAATTGTCACAAAAGGAACGACTGCTGAGACTTATTTTGAAAAGAATCATCCAGAAATTAAACTCCAAAAATATGACCAATACAGTGACTCTTACCAAGCTCTTCTTGACGGACGTGGAGATGCCTTCTCTACTGACAATACTGAAGTTCTAGCTTGGGCGCTTGAAAATAAAGGATTTGAAGTAGGAATTACTTCCCTCGGTAATCCAGATACCATTGCGGCAGCAGTTCAAAAAGGCAACCAAGAATTGCTAGACTTCATCAATAAAGATATTGAAAAATTAGGCAAAGAAAACTTCTTCCACAAGGTCTATGAAAAAACACTCCACCCAACCTACGGTGACGCTGCTAAAGCAGATGACCTTGTTGTTGAGGGCGGAAAAGTTGACTGA
- a CDS encoding amino acid ABC transporter ATP-binding protein, whose translation MSETILEIKELKKSFGDNPILQGLSLQINKGEVVVILGPSGCGKSTLLRCLNGLESIQGGDILLDGQSIVENKKDFHLVRQKIGMVFQSYELFPHLDVLQNLILGPIKAQGRDKKEVTEEALQLLERVGLLDKQHSFARQLSGGQKQRVAIVRALLMHPEIILFDEVTASLDPEMVREVLELINDLAQEGRTMILVTHEMQFAQAIADRIIFLDQGKIAEEGTAQAFFTNPQTKRAQEFLNVFDFSQFGSYL comes from the coding sequence ATGTCTGAAACTATCTTAGAAATCAAGGAACTCAAAAAATCCTTCGGAGACAATCCCATCCTCCAAGGTCTATCCCTACAAATCAATAAAGGGGAAGTTGTCGTCATTCTAGGACCCTCTGGTTGTGGGAAAAGTACCCTCCTTCGTTGTCTCAACGGCTTAGAAAGTATTCAAGGTGGAGATATTCTTCTGGACGGTCAGTCTATCGTTGAAAATAAAAAAGACTTTCACCTAGTTCGCCAAAAGATTGGCATGGTCTTTCAAAGTTATGAACTCTTTCCCCATCTGGATGTCCTACAAAACCTCATCCTAGGTCCTATCAAGGCTCAAGGAAGGGACAAGAAGGAAGTAACGGAAGAAGCTCTGCAACTACTGGAACGTGTCGGTTTGCTAGACAAACAACATAGCTTTGCGCGTCAATTATCTGGTGGACAGAAGCAACGGGTTGCAATTGTCCGTGCCCTCCTCATGCATCCAGAAATCATCCTTTTTGACGAAGTGACTGCTTCGCTGGATCCAGAAATGGTGCGTGAGGTTCTAGAACTTATCAATGATTTAGCTCAAGAAGGTCGCACCATGATTTTAGTAACCCATGAAATGCAGTTTGCCCAAGCTATTGCCGATCGGATTATCTTCCTCGACCAAGGGAAAATTGCTGAAGAAGGAACGGCTCAAGCCTTCTTTACCAATCCTCAAACCAAACGAGCTCAGGAATTTTTAAACGTCTTTGACTTTAGCCAATTTGGCTCATATCTATAA
- a CDS encoding amino acid ABC transporter permease gives MQDSGIQVLFQGNNLLRILQGLGVTIGISILSVLLSMIFGTVMGIVMTSHSRIVRFLTRLYLEFIRIMPQLVLLFIVYFGLARNFNINISGETSAIIVFTLWGTAEMGDLVRGAITSLPKHQFESGQALGLTNVQLYYHIIIPQVLRRLLPQAINLVTRMIKTTSLVVLIGVVEVTKVGQQIIDSNRLTIATASFWIYGTILVLYFAVCFPISKLSTHLEKHWRN, from the coding sequence ATGCAGGATTCGGGAATCCAAGTACTCTTTCAGGGAAATAATCTCCTGCGGATTTTACAGGGATTGGGCGTCACGATTGGCATTTCTATCCTGTCTGTCCTCTTATCCATGATTTTCGGAACAGTCATGGGAATTGTCATGACCTCCCATTCTAGAATCGTACGATTTTTAACACGATTGTATCTGGAATTTATTCGTATCATGCCCCAACTGGTGCTACTCTTCATCGTTTATTTCGGATTAGCTCGAAACTTTAATATCAATATCTCAGGAGAGACTTCAGCTATTATCGTTTTTACCCTCTGGGGAACAGCTGAAATGGGGGACTTGGTCCGTGGAGCCATCACTTCCCTCCCTAAGCATCAGTTTGAAAGTGGACAGGCACTAGGTTTGACAAATGTTCAACTTTACTACCACATCATCATCCCACAGGTCTTGAGAAGATTGCTACCACAAGCCATCAACCTTGTCACTCGGATGATCAAAACCACTTCCTTGGTTGTCTTGATTGGGGTAGTTGAAGTGACCAAGGTTGGACAGCAAATCATCGATAGCAATCGCTTGACTATCGCAACCGCTTCCTTTTGGATTTATGGAACCATTCTAGTCTTGTATTTCGCAGTCTGCTTCCCTATTTCCAAACTATCCACTCACTTAGAAAAACATTGGAGGAACTAA
- a CDS encoding amino acid ABC transporter permease codes for MDWSIVEQYLPLYQKAFLLTLHIAVWGILGSFLLGLIVSIIRHYRIPFLAQIATAYIELSRNTPLLIQLFFLYFGLPRIGIVLSSEVCATLGLVFLGGSYMAESFRSGLEAISQTQHEIGLAIGLTPVQVFRYVVLPQATAVALPSFSANVIFLIKETSVFSAVALADLMYVAKDLIGLYYETDIALAMLVIAYLIMLLPISLVFSWIERRLRHAGFGNPSTLSGK; via the coding sequence TTGGATTGGTCCATTGTTGAACAATATCTACCACTATATCAAAAGGCTTTTCTCCTAACCTTGCATATTGCAGTTTGGGGAATTCTGGGATCCTTTCTGCTCGGTTTAATCGTTAGTATCATCCGGCATTACCGCATCCCTTTTTTGGCGCAAATAGCGACAGCCTACATTGAATTGTCACGTAATACACCCCTTTTGATTCAACTCTTCTTTCTCTACTTCGGTCTTCCCCGAATAGGGATTGTCCTATCTTCGGAAGTCTGTGCTACTCTGGGATTAGTCTTTTTAGGAGGCTCCTATATGGCAGAATCTTTCCGAAGTGGGTTGGAAGCCATCAGTCAAACCCAGCATGAGATTGGATTAGCCATCGGTCTGACACCTGTACAGGTCTTTCGCTATGTGGTTCTTCCGCAAGCAACAGCGGTGGCCCTACCATCTTTTAGCGCCAATGTCATTTTCCTCATCAAGGAAACCTCCGTTTTCTCAGCAGTAGCTTTAGCAGACCTCATGTACGTCGCCAAGGACTTGATTGGGCTCTATTATGAGACAGACATTGCGCTAGCTATGTTGGTAATTGCTTACCTGATTATGCTGCTGCCCATATCACTGGTCTTTAGCTGGATAGAAAGGAGGCTCCGCCATGCAGGATTCGGGAATCCAAGTACTCTTTCAGGGAAATAA
- the lctO gene encoding L-lactate oxidase, with amino-acid sequence MSYKTSNAEGHVDFINTYDLEPMAQQVIPKAAFGYIASGAEDTFTLRENIRAFNHKLIVPHTLCNVENPSTEIEFAGEKLSSPIIMAPVAAHKLANEQGEVATARGVHEFGSLYTTSSYSTVDLPEITEALQGTPHWFQFYFSKDDGINRHIMDRVKAEGYKAIVLTADATVGGNREVDKRNGFVFPVGMPIVEEYLPEGAGKSMDFVYKSAKQRLSPRDVEFIAEYSGLPVYVKGPQCREDVERSLAAGASGIWVTNHGGRQIDGGPAAFDSLQEVAEAVDKRVPIVFDSGVRRGQHVFKALASGADLVAIGRPVIYGLALGGSVGVRQVFEHLNAELKTVMQLSGTQTIEDVKHFKLRHNPYNPTFPVDPRDLKLY; translated from the coding sequence ATGTCATACAAAACAAGCAATGCAGAAGGTCATGTAGACTTCATCAATACCTATGATTTGGAGCCAATGGCACAACAAGTTATTCCTAAAGCAGCATTTGGCTATATCGCTAGTGGGGCGGAGGATACTTTCACTTTACGTGAGAATATTCGTGCCTTTAACCACAAACTCATCGTTCCTCATACACTCTGCAATGTAGAAAATCCAAGTACAGAGATTGAATTTGCAGGCGAAAAATTGTCTTCACCAATCATTATGGCACCTGTTGCAGCTCATAAATTGGCAAATGAACAGGGTGAAGTGGCGACTGCGCGTGGTGTGCATGAGTTTGGTTCTCTTTACACAACTAGCTCTTACTCTACTGTCGATCTTCCAGAAATTACGGAAGCCCTTCAAGGGACACCTCATTGGTTCCAATTTTACTTTAGTAAGGATGACGGTATCAACCGCCATATCATGGACCGTGTGAAGGCTGAAGGTTATAAAGCGATTGTCTTGACAGCAGATGCGACTGTAGGGGGCAATCGTGAGGTTGATAAGCGTAATGGATTTGTCTTCCCAGTTGGCATGCCGATTGTTGAAGAATATCTGCCAGAAGGTGCTGGAAAATCAATGGACTTTGTTTACAAATCAGCTAAACAACGCTTGTCTCCACGTGATGTAGAATTTATCGCTGAATACTCAGGACTTCCTGTTTATGTCAAGGGACCACAATGCCGTGAGGATGTTGAACGTTCACTTGCTGCAGGTGCATCTGGTATCTGGGTAACAAACCACGGTGGACGCCAAATTGATGGTGGACCAGCAGCCTTTGATTCACTTCAAGAAGTAGCTGAAGCGGTTGACAAACGCGTGCCAATTGTCTTTGACTCAGGTGTTCGTCGTGGTCAACACGTCTTTAAAGCCTTGGCCTCAGGAGCAGACTTGGTAGCTATTGGCCGCCCTGTCATCTATGGTTTGGCCCTCGGTGGTAGTGTCGGTGTGCGTCAAGTCTTTGAACACTTGAATGCGGAATTGAAGACAGTCATGCAGTTGTCTGGAACTCAGACTATTGAAGATGTCAAACACTTCAAACTCCGTCACAACCCATACAACCCAACCTTCCCAGTTGACCCACGCGACTTAAAATTGTATTGA
- a CDS encoding TenA family protein, with the protein METQDYAFEPGLTVGELLKNSQQDWQVAINHRFVKELFAGTIENKVLKDYLIQDYHFFDAFLSMLGACVAHADQLESKLRFAKQLGFLEADEDGYFQKAFKELKVSENDYLEVNLHPVTKAFQDLMYSAVSSSDYAHLLVMLVIAEGLYLDWGSKDLALPEAYIHSEWINLHRGPFFAEWVQFLVDELNRVGKGREDLTELQQRWNQAVALELAFFDIGYDA; encoded by the coding sequence ATGGAAACACAAGACTATGCATTTGAGCCAGGTTTGACTGTTGGAGAATTATTAAAAAATAGTCAGCAGGATTGGCAAGTTGCAATCAATCATCGTTTTGTTAAGGAACTTTTTGCGGGGACAATTGAGAATAAGGTCTTAAAAGACTACCTGATTCAAGATTATCACTTCTTTGATGCCTTCTTATCCATGCTGGGTGCTTGCGTAGCCCACGCAGACCAGCTTGAATCCAAGCTTCGTTTTGCCAAGCAATTAGGCTTTCTTGAAGCAGATGAAGACGGTTATTTCCAAAAGGCTTTCAAAGAGTTAAAAGTATCTGAGAATGACTATCTGGAAGTGAACTTGCATCCTGTAACAAAAGCCTTTCAGGATTTAATGTATTCTGCTGTTTCATCATCAGACTATGCCCATCTTTTGGTCATGTTGGTCATTGCAGAAGGTCTCTATTTAGACTGGGGTTCTAAAGATTTAGCTCTACCTGAAGCCTATATTCATTCGGAATGGATCAATCTCCACAGAGGTCCTTTCTTTGCAGAGTGGGTTCAATTTCTGGTTGACGAACTTAATCGTGTCGGAAAAGGTCGAGAAGATTTGACAGAACTTCAGCAACGCTGGAATCAAGCGGTCGCTTTAGAATTAGCCTTTTTTGATATTGGTTATGACGCTTAG
- the thiM gene encoding hydroxyethylthiazole kinase, which produces MTSLKLLKEKAPLVICITNDVVKNFTANGLVALGASPAMSEFPADLEDLLKYAGGLLINIGTLTDENWKLYQAALKIAEKYNVPAVLDPVACGAGEYRKKVADDLINNYKLAAIRGNAGEIASLVGINVASKGVDSAGVDNIDEIALAANKKFNIPIIVTGEVDAIAVNGEVVTIHNGSSMMPKVIGTGCLLGAVVASFIGLEKGQELKSLETAMLVYNIAGEMAAKRPNGHLPGTFKVEFINALYEITDEDVKEFKRVK; this is translated from the coding sequence ATGACAAGTTTAAAATTATTAAAAGAAAAAGCACCTTTGGTCATTTGCATAACCAATGATGTAGTAAAAAATTTCACAGCAAATGGATTAGTAGCACTGGGTGCATCACCAGCCATGAGTGAGTTTCCAGCAGATTTAGAGGATTTGTTAAAGTATGCTGGTGGTTTATTAATAAACATAGGAACATTAACAGATGAAAATTGGAAATTATACCAAGCTGCTCTGAAAATTGCAGAGAAATATAATGTCCCAGCAGTTTTAGATCCTGTAGCCTGTGGAGCAGGAGAATATAGAAAAAAAGTAGCAGATGATCTAATCAACAATTATAAACTAGCAGCGATTAGGGGAAATGCTGGCGAGATTGCCTCTTTAGTAGGGATAAATGTGGCGTCTAAAGGAGTAGATAGTGCGGGAGTAGATAATATTGATGAAATTGCTCTAGCAGCAAATAAGAAGTTCAATATTCCTATAATAGTAACAGGTGAAGTGGATGCTATTGCGGTAAATGGAGAAGTGGTAACGATTCATAATGGTAGTTCCATGATGCCAAAAGTTATTGGGACAGGATGCTTATTAGGGGCAGTGGTAGCAAGCTTTATCGGACTTGAAAAAGGTCAAGAATTGAAATCATTAGAAACTGCAATGTTGGTTTACAATATCGCTGGAGAAATGGCAGCAAAACGTCCAAATGGACATCTTCCTGGAACATTTAAAGTTGAATTTATAAATGCCTTATACGAGATTACAGATGAAGATGTAAAGGAATTCAAAAGAGTGAAGTAA
- the thiE gene encoding thiamine phosphate synthase, which produces MFHKELLKLYFICGTTTCQGKDLYTVVEEALKGGITLFQFREKGEGALEGKEKVELAIKLQDLCKKYNVPFIVNDDIDLAMEIDADGVHVGQDDLGVDEIRKLMPDKIIGLSIKNEDEFQQSKVEYVDYVGVGPVFDTQSKGDAGGAIGYEGLKLMRKLLPQMPLVAIGGIQTQHIKDIMKTNVDGVSIISAISYAKNIEKTVREMSEQ; this is translated from the coding sequence ATGTTTCATAAAGAATTACTAAAACTATATTTTATTTGTGGAACGACTACTTGCCAAGGAAAAGATCTATATACAGTCGTTGAGGAAGCCTTAAAAGGTGGTATAACCTTATTTCAATTCCGTGAAAAAGGGGAGGGAGCCTTAGAAGGTAAAGAAAAAGTCGAATTAGCAATTAAACTACAGGATCTTTGTAAAAAATATAATGTTCCATTTATCGTTAATGATGATATAGATTTGGCAATGGAAATTGACGCTGATGGCGTACATGTAGGACAAGATGACCTCGGTGTTGATGAAATTAGAAAATTGATGCCAGATAAAATAATTGGTCTCTCTATAAAAAACGAGGACGAATTTCAACAATCAAAAGTTGAATATGTAGATTATGTGGGTGTTGGTCCTGTATTTGATACCCAGTCAAAGGGCGATGCTGGTGGTGCTATAGGTTATGAAGGTCTTAAATTGATGAGAAAACTATTGCCACAAATGCCCTTAGTTGCAATTGGTGGGATACAGACGCAACATATTAAAGACATTATGAAGACCAATGTTGACGGTGTTTCAATCATTTCAGCAATATCGTATGCAAAAAATATAGAAAAAACTGTTCGGGAAATGAGTGAACAATAG
- a CDS encoding ECF transporter S component: MLKKWQLKDVILLAFLSIFFGGVFVGSGYLFDILTLILAPLGLQAFANEILFGLWCMAAPIAAIFVPRVGSATIGEVLAALAEVLYGSQFGLGALLSGLVQGLGSELGFIVTKNRYESWLSLTANSIGITLVSFVYEYIKLGYYAFSLPFVLSLLVVRFISVFFFCTILVRAIVKLYHQFAAGGKA; the protein is encoded by the coding sequence ATGTTGAAAAAATGGCAGTTAAAAGATGTTATTTTACTTGCTTTCTTGTCTATCTTTTTTGGTGGCGTTTTTGTAGGATCTGGCTATCTGTTTGATATCCTCACTCTGATTTTAGCCCCTCTTGGTTTACAGGCCTTTGCCAATGAAATCCTCTTTGGTCTCTGGTGTATGGCTGCGCCCATCGCTGCCATATTTGTTCCAAGAGTCGGAAGTGCAACGATTGGAGAAGTACTAGCTGCGCTTGCTGAAGTCCTTTATGGTAGCCAATTCGGTCTAGGCGCTCTTTTGTCTGGCTTGGTTCAAGGTTTGGGAAGTGAACTTGGTTTTATCGTAACCAAGAATCGCTATGAAAGTTGGCTCTCTCTAACTGCCAATAGTATTGGGATTACGCTTGTTAGCTTTGTCTATGAATACATTAAGTTAGGTTACTACGCCTTCTCCCTTCCTTTTGTCCTTTCCTTGCTTGTGGTGCGCTTTATTTCTGTCTTTTTCTTCTGTACCATCTTGGTTCGTGCCATTGTCAAACTTTATCATCAGTTTGCAGCTGGAGGCAAGGCATAG